The following coding sequences are from one Eucalyptus grandis isolate ANBG69807.140 chromosome 11, ASM1654582v1, whole genome shotgun sequence window:
- the LOC104426152 gene encoding LOW QUALITY PROTEIN: nuclear transcription factor Y subunit C-1 (The sequence of the model RefSeq protein was modified relative to this genomic sequence to represent the inferred CDS: inserted 1 base in 1 codon) — MDNAQQQPQPNSYPPPPPPQAVASGGPGAPPATPFHHLLQQQQQQLQMFWSIQRQEIEQANDFKNHQXPLARIKKIMKADEDVRMISAEAPVLFAKACELFILELTIRSWLHAEENKRRTLQKNDIAAAITRTDIFDFLVDIVPRDELKDEAAGLGAAAAMVGPPASGVPYYYPPMGQPAAPGMMIGRPALDPAGGVYVQQPPPPSQAWQSVWQTAAPDDGAYGKPGDLDGPGVVRV, encoded by the exons aTGGACAACGCCCAGCAGCAACCCCAGCCCAACTCCTACCCGCCCCCTCCTCCGCCGCAGGCGGTGGCGTCGGGCGGCCCCGGAGCCCCGCCGGCGACGCCGTTCCACCACctgctgcagcagcagcagcagcagctgcagATGTTCTGGTCGATCCAGCGGCAGGAGATCGAGCAGGCGAACGACTTCAAGAACCACC CTCCCCTGGCCCGGATCAAGAAGATCATGAAGGCCGACGAGGACGTGCGCATGATCTCCGCCGAGGCCCCCGTCCTCTTCGCCAAGGCCTGCGAGCTCTTCATCCTGGAGCTCACCATCCGCTCCTGGCTCCACGCCGAGGAGAACAAGCGCCGCACCCTCCAGAAGAACGACATCGCCGCCGCCATCACCCGCACCGACATCTTCGACTTCCTCGTCGACATCGTCCCCCGCGACGAGCTCAAGGACGAGGCCGCGGGCctcggcgccgccgccgccatggtCGGGCCGCCGGCGAGCGGGGTCCCCTACTATTACCCCCCGATGGGGCAGCCCGCCGCGCCGGGGATGATGATCGGGCGCCCCGCCCTCGACCCCGCCGGCGGAGTCTACGTGCAGCAGCCTCCTCCGCCGTCGCAGGCGTGGCAGAGCGTGTGGCAGACCGCCGCGCCCGACGACGGCGCCTACGGCAAGCCGGGGGATCTCGATGGCCCAGG GGTAGTGAGAGTTTAA